The Campylobacter armoricus sequence AGTATAGGTCTTAAGTCTTCAAAAGCATAACTTGCGGCTTTTCTACCATGTTTGATATCGATAAAATCATCCACCATCCCACTATCAAGTGGCCCAGGTCTATATAAAGCTAAAACCGCAATTAAGTCTTCAAATCTTTCAGGTTTTAACCTAGCATTTAAACTTTGCATACCACCTGATTCTATTTGAAAAATACCCAAGGTATTTCCACTTTGTATGGTTTTATAAACCTTAGGATCATTCATATCTATTTTTTCCCAAACTACATCTTTGCCATAACGCTTTTTAACTAGCCTAATTGCATTATTAATCACCGTAAGAGTTTTCAAGCCCAAAAAGTCAAATTTGATTAAATCTACATCTTCAAGGTATTCTTTAGAATACTGCGTTACTAAATGGCGTTCATCGTTTTTACTTTGTCTAAAAAGTGGTGCTTTGTTCCATAAAGCTTCGTTAGATATCACAACTCCTGCTGCGTGCATACCCGCATTTCTATTTAAACCTTCTAGTGCCTTAGCAAAATCCCAAACTTGACGCCCTTTTGGATGAGAATTTACAAATTCAGCTATTTTTGGCTCTTGCTCATAAGCTTTTTCTAGAGTGATTTTTAACTCTTCAGGGACTAATTTTGCTAAAGCATCAGCATCAGGTATGCTCATATCACAAACCCTAGCTACATCTCTAATCACCCCTTTAGCTAAAAGCTTACCAAAGGTAATAACTTGTGCAACCTTTTCAGCTCCGTATTTATCGATCACATAATCAATCACTTCCCCTCTTCTATCTTGACAAAAATCCACATCAATATCAGGCATTGATACACGCTCAGGATTTAAAAATCTCTCAAAAAGAAGATTATAAGGTATAGGATCTAAATCTGTAATTTTCAAACAATACGAAACCAAACTTCCCGCAGCACTTCCACGCCCTGGACCAACTGGTATATCTTTTTCCTTAGCTGCAGCGATAAAATCATGAACAATAAGCATATAACCTGAAAATTTCATATTTTTTATGATATTAATTTCTAAATCAAGTCTATCTTTATACTCTTGATGTTTGCTTTCGTCTATAAATTGAAGCCTTTCTTCTAAGCCCTTTTTACAAAGATACTCAAAGACTATATCATCATTATCAAAACTAAATTCTTGATCTTCTTGGCTTAAACTTAAGCCATATTTTTTCGCATATTCTCTTGTAAATTTAAAATTTGGTGGAGTAGGATCGCCTAGTTTTAATTCTAAGTTACATTTGCTAGCTATTTCTTGAGTATTTTCAATAGCTTCAGGAATATCTGCAAAAAGCTCACTCATTTGTTCTGGTGTTTTTACATAAAATTCATGTACTTCATGTCTTAAGCGTCCTGGATCATCAAGTTTAACCCCCATAGCTATACACATAAATACTTCATGTGCGGCCGCTCTTTCTTTGAAAGTATAGTGCGTATCATTGGTTGCGATGATTTTTATATCAAGCTCTTTGGCAAGTTTAATGATAGAATCATCTATAAATTTTTGATCATCAATGCCATGACGCATGATCTCAAGGTAAAAATCATCTCCAAAAACCTTTTTATACCAAAGTGCAGCTTCTCTTGCGCCTTCATAACCCTTTGCACCAAATTTTAAATTTTTTTCATTTTTGGTATTTAAATGCCAATTTACTTCACCTTGCAAGCAAGCTGATGAACAAATCAACCCCTCACTATGAGCCTCCAGAAGTTTTTTGTTAATCCTTGGGTAATAATACAAGCCATTTATATAACTTTGTGAGCTTAAATACATTAAATTTTTATAGCCAATTTCATTTTTAGCAAATAAACAAAGATGAAAGCGTTGCCTTGAGCTTTTATCACTTAAATCATCATGATTATGCAAATACGCTTCAAGCCCTATAATAGGCTTGATCCCTTCAGCTCTCATCGTTTTATAAAAATCAATTGCCCCAAACATATTTCCATGATCAGTCATAGCAACACTTGTTGCACCTTGTGCTTTTAGCGTTTTAGCAAGCTCTTTAAGCTTGTTTGCTCCATCAAGTAAAGAATATTCAGTATGTAAATGCAAATGTGTAAATTGGCTCATATTTTCCCTTGTATTTTTTTATTATTATAAAAAAAAACCTTAAATTTAAAACTTACAAGAATAAAAAATGTATAATAGCTTACTTTCAAAAAAGGAGTAAAAAATGGAAGTGAAAATTTATTATTGTAATCTTTGAAATTACAAACCACAAGCTGCAAGGGTTGCAGAAGAAATACAAAATGAATTCAAAGATGCGCAAATTTCTACCATAGAAAAAGGTGGTGGTCATTTTATAGTAGAAGTAGATGGTAAAATCATTTACTCTAAAAAAGACTTATTTAACTGCGAAGTAGATAGATTTCCTCATGAGGGAGAAATTGCTAAACTTATGAAGCAAATGTAAGCTAAACCCTCATTAACGAGGGTTTATTTTGTCAAAGGAACAAGCATTCCATCATAAAGTTTTATATAAACTTCTTCTGAGCATAAATACTTAACAAGCTCTAAACCAAATAAAATAGCCGTAGCGGGTCCAGCTGCTGTGATGACATTTTCATTTACTACAACTGCTTTATTTACTCTTACACCTTCAATATCTACTTCACAACCAGGATAACAAGAAAACTCTCCACTAATTACTCCTGCTTTTGCTAATACCATAGGCGAAGCACAAATAGCAGCTACGATTTTTTTCTTTGCATGTAAATCTTGTATAATTTTTATGATAGTTTGATTATTTTTTAAATTCATCATACCTTCAAATCCACCTGCAAGAGCAATTGCATCTAAATTTTCTTGATCAACATTAGCTAAACTTACATCAGCTTTTACACAAATTCCATTAGCACCTTGAACTAAAAGCTCATCATCTAGCGAAGCAATAATTACTTCTAAATTTCCACTAGCTTCCCCTGCTCTTTTTAAAACATCAGCTATACCTATAAACTCAGCCTCTTCAAAACCCTTTGCTAAAGGCACTAAAACTTTTTTCATTTTCTCTCCTTTTAGTCGATAAATCTTTTATTTAACTCGTGAAAATACTCTATGCGTCTATCGCGTAAAAATGGCCACCATCTGCGAACATTTTCACATCTTTGCATATCTATTTCAACAATCTTACAAAGTTCTTGTTTATCATCAGCCCTAAAAAGCTCTTCACCTTGAGCTCCAAAGACAAAAGAATTTCCCCAAAATCTTATACCTTCTTCTACGCCACTTTCATCTTTTTCAAAACCCACTCTATTAATAGCCACCACAGGTAAGCCATTAGCTATGGCATGACCTCTTTGCACACCAACCCAAGCTTCAAGTTGTCTTTGCTTTTCTTCTTTTTCATCTTTATCAAACCAACCAATAGCAGTAGGGTAAATCAAAATTTGAGCCCCTTTTAAAGCCATTAACCTAGCAGCTTCAGGATACCATTGATCCCAGCATATTAAAACTCCAAGTTTTCCAACACTTGTTTGTATAGGTTCAAAACCCAAATCACCTGGAGTAAAATAAAATTTTTCATAAAAACAAGGATCATCAGGTATATGCATTTTGCGGTATTTACCTGCTATGGAGCCATCTTTTTCAAATACCACACTAGTATTATGATAAAGCCCTGCACTTCTTTTTTCAAATAAAGAAGTTACCAAAACAACTTTATTTTCTTTAGCCACATTAGACCAAAACTTAACATCTTCTTCATAGTCATTTGCCAAATCAAAAAAGTTTGTATTTTCACTTTGACAAAAATACTGCGTTTGATGAAGTTCTTGCAAGCATACAAGCTCAGCCTTTTCCTTTGCTACTTGTTTGATAAGTTCGCATGTTTTTTCTATAGTTTTTTCTTTATTTTGTTTAAATTCTTGCTGAATGAGTGCTAATTTCATTTTTATTCCTTTCTTCTTCTGAATCATCATAAGGGTCTAAGTGAATATGAATATTCCAAAAATCATCTTTAAAATGCTCCCTTATACTATCTTCAATCTCATCACCGATTTTATGAGCTTTTAAAAGTGATATTGTAGGTTCAAAAACCAAATGCACACTAACATAAAGTATATCAGGACTTTTTCTAGTTTTTAGATGATGAAAGCTTTTAATTTCTTTATTTGCACTTATAATTTGTTTAATCACTTCAACTTGTTCTTTATCAATTGCCACATCTAATAAAATTTTAGAACTTTCTTTGATGATTTTAAAAGCTGAAAAAATCGTATATAAACTTATAGCTATACCAAATAAACCATCAATAAAATGATAATTTGTAAAAGCTATAATCACAAGTGCTAAAAGCGTTAGAGCATTAGTTAAAAAGTCTATTTTATAATGCAAGCTATCAGCTTTTATAATTAAACTTTTAGTTTTTTTAGCAACATAATTTAAAAAAACCACCAAACACAAAGTCACAGCCATAGCAAAAGCCATAACAAAAATTCCAAGATCAAGTTTTTCTACGCTTTCTTGGTTGTGAATTTTTAAGACACTTTCATAAAAAATATAAACCCCAATCCCACTAATAACAAGACCTTCAAAAAGTCCCATTAATGCTTCGATTTTACTAAGACCAAAATTATATTCTTTACTAGAGCCTTGAGAGCTTTTTTTTAAAGCTAAAAAATTTAAACCCGAAATCACACAATCAAGCAAAGAATCAATCGCACTAGAAAGCACCGCAACAGATCCTGAAGCTAAACCTACCACAAATTTAACAATAGCTAAAAAAATAGCACAAGCACTTGCAATGATGGTTGCACTTTTTTGCAAATTCATCTTTGCCCTTCATAGCGGTTTTGACAAGAACAATGCAAAGAACCATTTTGTCTTAAAAATACTCTTGCATCAACCCCTACTACTTTTCTATCTTTGCATACTTTTTGTAAATTTTCTAATACCAAAACATCGTTTTCATCATTATAAGTTGGCACTATCAAGCCACCATTAACAAAAACAAAATTTGCATAAGTAGCACCAAGTCTTTTATCTTCAAAATATAAAGGCTTAGGTAAAGGAAGCTCTAATAAATCAAATCCTGTTTTTTTAAGCTCATCTTCCATAGCTTTTAAGGGTTTATAATGCTCATCATTTTCATCTTTACACACACAATAAGCAATGGTTTTTTCATTGATAAATCTTGCTAAAGTATCTATATGATGATCAGTATCATCACCTTTTATATAACCATGATTTAACCATATAATTTGCTTTAGGCCAAAAATTTCTTTTAACTTAGTTTCAATTTGTTCTTTATTTAAGCGTGAATTTCTATTTTCATTTAACAAACAAGCACTCGTTGTAAGCATTACTCCTTGTCCGTTAAAATCAATACTCCCGCCTTCTAAGATAAAATCAATTTTTTCTAATTTTCCGCTTAGTTTTTGAGTAAAAAGTTTTGAATTTACTGCATTATCTAAAGTGCTTTGAAATTTATCTCCCCAAGCATTAAAAGTAAAATCAAGCGCCAAAAGCTTATCATCTTCACGCACATCAATTGCGCCAAAATCTCTAATCCAAGTATCATTCGTATCACATTTAAAAAAATCTACATTTTTTATACACTTAAATCTTTGAAAGTCTTTTTCATTTGGTGCTACAAGCAAAACTTTTTGAAAACTAGCTACAGCTTTAATAAATTCTTCATAGCTTTGTAAAATCTCTTCTAAATAAGGCTTCCAATCACTATTTTCATGAGGTAAGGAAAGTAAAAGTAATTCTTGATTTTCCCACTCTGCTATGCTTTTTCTCATTTTGATACCTTTTTTGATAATTAAAAAAGTATTTTAGCATTTTTAATGATAGTTTTTTACTCTTTTTTTAAAACCCAAGCAAAATACCATATCGCAAAAGATAAAAGTAAAATCACAAAAAGCTTTTTATCATACACTCCAAAACCTATATAAAGCACAGAATACATAAAACCAAAACTTCCCGCATAAATGCAAATTCTACTCATTAAACCATTTTCTACCGCTTTAAAACAAGGGCATTTGTGAAAAAATTTCCTTTTTGCTTCTTTGGGTTTAAAAAAACTTAAAATCGCACTTAAAATCAGCAAAAAACTTAAAAAATATAAAACCTTATCCATTAATGAAAATACCTTAGCCAAGCAGGAATTGCTTTTTGTTCTTCTTTTAAAGAACTTTCTTCTCCATGCCCTGGAAAAAGTTTAAAATCTTTTTCATAAGCTAAAACTTTTAATAAACTCTCTTTCATCTTAGTTGCATCTGAGTAAGGAAAATCCCATCTACCAATGCTACGATAAAATAAAAAATCTCCACTAAAAAGCATATCTTCACCTACAAGCTCTATCATACAACACCCTGGAGTATGTCCTGGAAAATGATGGAATTTAAACTTAAACTCATCTATACTAAATTCATTTTCATTTTCAACCAAAACATCAGCACTTGAGTGCTCAAAGCCATAATTAAAAGGATCTTTTAACATAAAAGCATCATCTTTATGGATAAAAAGTGGGGTTTCATAATCTTTTTTAACCCTAGCATTATCATAAACATGATCATAATGACCATGGGTATTTAAAATAGCTAAAGGTTTGCTTACATTTTCTTTGATAAACTCATAAGCATTCTCACCCGGATCGATGATGATTTGCTTGTTATTATGATCTATAATATAACAATTTGTCTCATACATTCCACATGGTTGTTTTAAAATACGCATAAACTTCCTTTTAACTAAATCAAATATAATTTTAAAAAAATAATATTTAAAGATTTTTTATGAATTATACAAAATTACAAGAATTGTTGATTAATTTTATAAAAAAACAAGCAGGAGATAAAAATCTCATCTTAGGTTTAAGTGGTGGAATAGATTCTGCTGTAGTAGCTTACCTTTGTAAAAAAGCAGTTCAAGATAAATTATTTGCCCTATTAATGCCCACTAAACAATCTAATAAAGAAAATTTAAATGATGCTCTTATGCTTTGTAAAAAATTAAATATAAAATATCAAATTATTTATATTGATGATATTTTACAAAACTTTGAAAAAGTTATCCAAAACCCTACACAACTTCGCATAGGAAATTTAGCCGCAAGAGTGCGTATGAGCTTACTTTATGATTATTCAGCCTTGTATAATGCTTTAGTGGTAGGTACTTCTAATAAAAGTGAATTAATGCTTGGCTATGGAACTATTTATGGAGATTTAGCCTGTGCCTTTAACCCTTTAGCTACACTTTATAAAAGCGAAGTTTTTGAGCTTGCTAAATTTATGGGTGTGCATGAAAATTTTATCAAAAAAGCTCCTAGTGCTGATCTTTGGCCAAATCAAAGCGATGAAAAAGATCTTGGCTACAAATATGAAGTTTTAGATGAAGTTTTAAAAGCTTTAGAAAATAAACAAAGCTTGGAAAATTTTGATGAGAATTTAAAAAATTTAGTCTTAGAGCGTATGCAAAATAATGCTTTTAAAAGAAAACTCCCAACAACATTAAAGAATACATATGACTTGGCTTGATCGGTATTTTTTTAAACCTAATTTTTTACAAAAAACTTTAGCCTTTTTGCTTTTACCTTTTAGTCTTTTATATACAATCATAGCGATTTTAAATACTAAATTTAAAAAAGAACTTGATTTTAATCTGCCTATTATAAGCATAGGTAATCTAACCCTAGGAGGTAACGGAAAAACCCCCATTTGTAAAGCCATAGCAGCTGAATTTAAAGATTGTTTTATCATCTTAAGAGGCTATAAAAGACAAAGTAAAGGTTTAATTGTCGTTAAATATAAAAATGAAATTTTATGCGATATTAAAAAAAGTGGTGATGAAGCTATGGAATATGCGCTAACAAAGCATATTAGCGGGGTGATAGTGAGCGAAGATAGAGTTAAAGGCATACAAAAAGCCATCGAGCTTGGAGCAAAGATTATACTTTTAGATGATGCTTTTTCTAAATTTCACATTAAAAAATTTAACATTTTATTGCAAAGTAAAGATGAGCCATTTTTTAATTTTACTTTACCTAGCGGGGCTTATCGTTTGCCAAAATCTTTTGCTAAAAGGGCTGATTTTATAGCTAAAGAAAATGAAGATTTTGTGCGTTATTCCCATGTAAAAGAAAATCAAAAAGCTATTTTGATTAGCTCTATTGCAAAACCTTTTAGATTATATGAGCATTTTATCAAAGCTAGGGCTTGTTATTTTTTTGCCGATCATTACACATTTCAAAAAGAAGAATTAGAAAAACTTTTAAAAAAACATAACTGCGATACCTTAATGCTGACCTTTAAAGACTATGTAAAGGTAAAAGAATTTGGTTTTAAAACCGAGCTTATTCATCTTGATATCGTTTTAAAAGATAACTTTAAACAAGTTTTGCAAAATTATATTCATCAATTTAACAAAAAGGAAAAAAATGTTACTACACTCAACCCAAGATAAAAATCACCAAGTCAGTTTTTCAAAAGCATTGCTTAGTCCTAGTGCGCCTAATAATGCCCTATATGCACCACTTAATCTACCAAAGCTTGATAATGAAGCTTTAAAAAATTTAAACTACAAAGAATTAGCATTAAAAATCATCGCTGCATTTGAATTTGATTTAGAGCTTGAAGTTTTTGAAAAAGCATTAAAGACTTATGAGAGTTTTGATGATAAAACCTGCCCTATTAATTTAAAAAAAATCAATGATAAGCTTTATATTAACGAATTATTTCATGGGCCAACAAGGGCTTTTAAGGATATGGCTTTGCAACCTTTTGGTGTACTTTTAGAACACTTAAAAAAAGATGATGATTTTTTAATCATGTGTGCTACAAGTGGCGATACAGGACCTGCTACATTAAAAAGCTTTGAAAATAAAAAAGGTATAAAAGTAGTTTGCATTTACCCAAATGAAGGCACAAGCAAAACTCAAGCTTTGCAAATGACACACTCAAATGCAAATAATTTAAAATCCATAGCTATTGAAGGTAATTTTGATGATGCACAAAATGCCCTAAAAAAACTTTTAAATGATGAGGATTTTAAAAATACTTTAAAAGAAGAAAAGCTTAGCTTAAGTGCTGCAAATTCAGTCAATTTTGGAAGAATACTTTTTCAAATCATTTATCATTATTATGCTAGCTTAAAAATCGATAAAACAATTGATATCATCATTCCAAGTGGAAATTTTGGCGATGCTTTGGGGGCTTATTATGCTAAAAAAATGGGGGCAAATATAGATAAAATAAAAATTGCTTCCAATTCAAATAATATC is a genomic window containing:
- a CDS encoding MBL fold metallo-hydrolase, which gives rise to MRILKQPCGMYETNCYIIDHNNKQIIIDPGENAYEFIKENVSKPLAILNTHGHYDHVYDNARVKKDYETPLFIHKDDAFMLKDPFNYGFEHSSADVLVENENEFSIDEFKFKFHHFPGHTPGCCMIELVGEDMLFSGDFLFYRSIGRWDFPYSDATKMKESLLKVLAYEKDFKLFPGHGEESSLKEEQKAIPAWLRYFH
- a CDS encoding agmatine deiminase family protein codes for the protein MRKSIAEWENQELLLLSLPHENSDWKPYLEEILQSYEEFIKAVASFQKVLLVAPNEKDFQRFKCIKNVDFFKCDTNDTWIRDFGAIDVREDDKLLALDFTFNAWGDKFQSTLDNAVNSKLFTQKLSGKLEKIDFILEGGSIDFNGQGVMLTTSACLLNENRNSRLNKEQIETKLKEIFGLKQIIWLNHGYIKGDDTDHHIDTLARFINEKTIAYCVCKDENDEHYKPLKAMEDELKKTGFDLLELPLPKPLYFEDKRLGATYANFVFVNGGLIVPTYNDENDVLVLENLQKVCKDRKVVGVDARVFLRQNGSLHCSCQNRYEGQR
- the dnaE gene encoding DNA polymerase III subunit alpha — its product is MSQFTHLHLHTEYSLLDGANKLKELAKTLKAQGATSVAMTDHGNMFGAIDFYKTMRAEGIKPIIGLEAYLHNHDDLSDKSSRQRFHLCLFAKNEIGYKNLMYLSSQSYINGLYYYPRINKKLLEAHSEGLICSSACLQGEVNWHLNTKNEKNLKFGAKGYEGAREAALWYKKVFGDDFYLEIMRHGIDDQKFIDDSIIKLAKELDIKIIATNDTHYTFKERAAAHEVFMCIAMGVKLDDPGRLRHEVHEFYVKTPEQMSELFADIPEAIENTQEIASKCNLELKLGDPTPPNFKFTREYAKKYGLSLSQEDQEFSFDNDDIVFEYLCKKGLEERLQFIDESKHQEYKDRLDLEINIIKNMKFSGYMLIVHDFIAAAKEKDIPVGPGRGSAAGSLVSYCLKITDLDPIPYNLLFERFLNPERVSMPDIDVDFCQDRRGEVIDYVIDKYGAEKVAQVITFGKLLAKGVIRDVARVCDMSIPDADALAKLVPEELKITLEKAYEQEPKIAEFVNSHPKGRQVWDFAKALEGLNRNAGMHAAGVVISNEALWNKAPLFRQSKNDERHLVTQYSKEYLEDVDLIKFDFLGLKTLTVINNAIRLVKKRYGKDVVWEKIDMNDPKVYKTIQSGNTLGIFQIESGGMQSLNARLKPERFEDLIAVLALYRPGPLDSGMVDDFIDIKHGRKAASYAFEDLRPILENTYGVIVYQEQVMQIVQKIGGFSLGGADNVRRAMGKKKREILDNLKAEYLEGAKKQGYDEKKADDLFELILKFAEYGFNKSHSAAYALITFQTAYLKTYYPSEFMAALLTSEESNIDKVAKYIEEMKRMNIKLLPPSINKAQREFSATKLEDGSEAIIYGLGAIKSVGIPAIENIMAIRKEEGFSDFDDFISSIDPTKINKKTIENLAKSGAFDEFGYTRKCLVDNLDLISETSRKIAEVKRNSTASLFGEEEIAADIKVGLYDNKIEFEIMEKLSYEKEILGIYVSGHPLDKFANQIEGIEYFKSMDFETLKGEGELLVVGKIEDFKSMMSKSGKRYAKAVILDFYSTFDMIVFEAQVEKVEALFKESKDEAFAFLLRYKNNDNDLSFSLNEIYTLEEAKENELKSFSKRKSFTKKENKEEFMQEPMKFEENIIELDINKLSKDMVYEIYDLANTRHNPKDANNKKLVLKVLDVGSCLLYHTGFVISKETFEEISQKCKT
- a CDS encoding SelT/SelW/SelH family (seleno)protein; translation: MEVKIYYCNLUNYKPQAARVAEEIQNEFKDAQISTIEKGGGHFIVEVDGKIIYSKKDLFNCEVDRFPHEGEIAKLMKQM
- the thrC gene encoding threonine synthase; amino-acid sequence: MLLHSTQDKNHQVSFSKALLSPSAPNNALYAPLNLPKLDNEALKNLNYKELALKIIAAFEFDLELEVFEKALKTYESFDDKTCPINLKKINDKLYINELFHGPTRAFKDMALQPFGVLLEHLKKDDDFLIMCATSGDTGPATLKSFENKKGIKVVCIYPNEGTSKTQALQMTHSNANNLKSIAIEGNFDDAQNALKKLLNDEDFKNTLKEEKLSLSAANSVNFGRILFQIIYHYYASLKIDKTIDIIIPSGNFGDALGAYYAKKMGANIDKIKIASNSNNILSEFFNTGRYDLRNKSLQKTISPAMDILISSNIERLLFDKFKDKRTKELMQALKNEKYYKLNQKELKLLQEDFEADFCNDDECMQYIKQYSHLGLLDPHTCTCFKMLNLNTTTLITSTAQWSKFTPSMYQAIYNKECQNEQACMQELAKEFNQEIHPNIASLFTSKQKQNQVCKLENLKQTIIEWIKQ
- a CDS encoding tetraacyldisaccharide 4'-kinase, yielding MTWLDRYFFKPNFLQKTLAFLLLPFSLLYTIIAILNTKFKKELDFNLPIISIGNLTLGGNGKTPICKAIAAEFKDCFIILRGYKRQSKGLIVVKYKNEILCDIKKSGDEAMEYALTKHISGVIVSEDRVKGIQKAIELGAKIILLDDAFSKFHIKKFNILLQSKDEPFFNFTLPSGAYRLPKSFAKRADFIAKENEDFVRYSHVKENQKAILISSIAKPFRLYEHFIKARACYFFADHYTFQKEELEKLLKKHNCDTLMLTFKDYVKVKEFGFKTELIHLDIVLKDNFKQVLQNYIHQFNKKEKNVTTLNPR
- a CDS encoding N-carbamoylputrescine amidohydrolase, translated to MKLALIQQEFKQNKEKTIEKTCELIKQVAKEKAELVCLQELHQTQYFCQSENTNFFDLANDYEEDVKFWSNVAKENKVVLVTSLFEKRSAGLYHNTSVVFEKDGSIAGKYRKMHIPDDPCFYEKFYFTPGDLGFEPIQTSVGKLGVLICWDQWYPEAARLMALKGAQILIYPTAIGWFDKDEKEEKQRQLEAWVGVQRGHAIANGLPVVAINRVGFEKDESGVEEGIRFWGNSFVFGAQGEELFRADDKQELCKIVEIDMQRCENVRRWWPFLRDRRIEYFHELNKRFID
- a CDS encoding DJ-1 family glyoxalase III, translating into MKKVLVPLAKGFEEAEFIGIADVLKRAGEASGNLEVIIASLDDELLVQGANGICVKADVSLANVDQENLDAIALAGGFEGMMNLKNNQTIIKIIQDLHAKKKIVAAICASPMVLAKAGVISGEFSCYPGCEVDIEGVRVNKAVVVNENVITAAGPATAILFGLELVKYLCSEEVYIKLYDGMLVPLTK
- a CDS encoding cation diffusion facilitator family transporter, with product MNLQKSATIIASACAIFLAIVKFVVGLASGSVAVLSSAIDSLLDCVISGLNFLALKKSSQGSSKEYNFGLSKIEALMGLFEGLVISGIGVYIFYESVLKIHNQESVEKLDLGIFVMAFAMAVTLCLVVFLNYVAKKTKSLIIKADSLHYKIDFLTNALTLLALVIIAFTNYHFIDGLFGIAISLYTIFSAFKIIKESSKILLDVAIDKEQVEVIKQIISANKEIKSFHHLKTRKSPDILYVSVHLVFEPTISLLKAHKIGDEIEDSIREHFKDDFWNIHIHLDPYDDSEEERNKNEISTHSARI
- a CDS encoding NAD+ synthase, with the protein product MNYTKLQELLINFIKKQAGDKNLILGLSGGIDSAVVAYLCKKAVQDKLFALLMPTKQSNKENLNDALMLCKKLNIKYQIIYIDDILQNFEKVIQNPTQLRIGNLAARVRMSLLYDYSALYNALVVGTSNKSELMLGYGTIYGDLACAFNPLATLYKSEVFELAKFMGVHENFIKKAPSADLWPNQSDEKDLGYKYEVLDEVLKALENKQSLENFDENLKNLVLERMQNNAFKRKLPTTLKNTYDLA